The Croceibacterium sp. TMG7-5b_MA50 genome segment TGCGGATGGCGGGAATGATCGCCTTGGAAAACCACAGTGCGCGGCCATCGGCGGCACGGATGCAGGTCGTACCGCTGAACGGGGCCTGCTGCTTGTGCGTGCGCAGCCGGTCCAGCCGCTGCCAGTCCAGCCGGTACACGGGTGTCGCCACATCGGCCGTACCATGCCGCAGCGTATGCAGCAGGCTGGCGACAATCTGCGGCGGAACGAATGGGGCGTCACCCTGCAGGTTGATGACCACGCCGTCTGGCGCGACGATCCCAGCCGCGGCGGCAAAGGCGCGAGCGGAGCCGGAATCGAGCGTGGACGGCGTCATCACGACATCCGCACCCAGGTCGCGCGCGTGATCGGCGATGCGCCCGTCATCGGTGGCGACGACTATGGCGCAGTCGCCCGCCAGCCCGGCAGCGATGCGCCCGACCGCCAGCACCCGTTCCAGCAGGGTACGGCCGGCAATCGGCAGCAACGGCTTGCCCGGCAGGCGGGTGGAGCCGTAGCGGGCGGGAATGACGATCAGGTCGGGCAGGGCAGCGATTCCGCCCGGCTCAGCCGATACCGGCGCGGACGATCTCGTGCATGTGGACGATGCCGATCAACACGTCCGCCGCATCGACCACGAACAGCACGGACACCGCATTGGCGTTCATGATCTGCAGCGCTTCGGACAACAGCACGTCCTGCTCGACGCTGACGGGACGGGCCGACATGTGGAGGCCGATCTGATCGGTCAGGTCATGGGTTGCGATGCACCGGCGCAGGTCCCCATCGGTGAAAGCGCCGACCAGCCGCCCCTTGCCATCGACGACGGCGGTGCAGCCATAACGCTTGCGGCTCATCTCGATGGTGGCGCTGGTCAGCGTCGCCTCGCGCCCGACGCGCGGCACGGCATCGCCGGTGCCCATGACGTCGCCGACGCTGGCCAGTCGCGCGCCGAGGTGCCCGCCGGGATGGAACACGTGGAAGTCCGAACTGGTAAAGCCCTGCGCCTCGATCAGCGCTACGGCGAGCACATCGCCCAAGACCAGCTGCACCGTGGTGGACGATGTCGGCGCCAGGGCGTTGGGGCATGCCTCCCGCACATGCGGCATTATCAATGCGATGTCCGCATGGCGCGCAGCCGTGCTGTCCGCGTGCGACGTCGCGACGATCAGCGTGATGCCGAGATGGTTGCAGTAGTGGAAGATGTCCTTGAGCTCGCTGGTCTCGCCCGACCAGGTGATCGCCAGCACGACATCATGCTGCGTGATGACACCCAGATCGCCATGGCTCGCCTCACCCGGGTGGAGGTACAGGGCGGACGTACCGGTGGACCGCATCGTGGCGGCGATCTTGCGCGCGATGTGGCCGCTCTTGCCCATGCCGGTCACGATCACACGGCCGGTGGCGGCGGCGATCGCCTGCACAGCATCGTCGACGGCCTGGCCCAGCGACGGCTCGCTCAGTGCCTGGCGCAAGGTGCGCAGCGCCTCCAGCTCGACATCGACGGTGCGCAGGGCGGATGTCGCATGCCGATCAACCCCGACATGACTGGCAACCTGCCCGACCACTTGGAACGTCATACGGTCTGTCGCCCTTGTTCTTGCACGTTCCCGGCCGCGGCTATTGCCGTGCGGAACGATGTACCCTGGATGGTTACGGGTCCGTTAACCGGCTCGCTCCGCCATCGGGTTTCGGTTTGTACCCGTTAGACGGAGACCCCTAGACCCCGCCTTGGCAGCTTGCAGCCGCAAAAGCGCGGGACCAGCGTAAACTACGCCAAGTTGTTGCTGGAATACGACATTATGCGGGATACGCTGGGCCGCCACGATCCTTCACCACCGCATCGATCGCCAGCAGGCGGGTCAGCAACGGCTCGAACTCGTTCATCGGCAGGGCGTTGGGACCATCCGACAGCGCCTGTTCCGGGTCGGGATGCGTTTCGGCGAAGAGGCCGGCCACCCCTGCGGCGACGGCAGCACGGGCCAGCAACGGCACATATTCGCGCTGCCCGCCCGAGCGTTCGCCGAGGCCGCCGGGCTGCTGCACCGAATGGGTCGCATCGAACACGACCGGGCAACCGGTCTGGGCCATGATGGCGAGACCCCGCATGTCGGATACCAGCGTGTTGTAGCCGAAGGACGTGCCGCGTTCGCACAGCATGAAGGCGTCCTGCTCCACGCCGGCGGCGAGGGCTGCATTGCGGGCCTTCTTCACCACCTGCGCCATGTCGCCCGGCGCCATGAACTGCGCCTTCTTGATGTTGACCGGTCGCCCGCTGGCCGCGACCGCGGCGATGAAGTCGGTCTGCCGCGCCAGGAAGGCGGGAGTCTGCAGCACGTCCACCACCTCCGCCACCGGTGCGACCTGCGCCGCATCGTGCACGTCGGTGATGATCGAAAGGCCGGTCTCCTGCCGAACCTTGGCGAGGACGCGGAGGCCTTCCTCCATGCCGAGGCCACGGAACGAGCTGTCGGAGCTGCGGTTGGCCTTGTCGAAGGACGCCTTGAACACCAGCAGCACCCCTGTCCGCCGGGCCACGTCCGCCAGATGCTCCGCAATGGCGAGGGTCATCGCCTCGCTTTCGATCACGCACGGCCCGGCAATGACGAACAGTGGCTGGTCCGGCCCGATCGGCCGACCGCACAATTTCATCGCACGGGTCCCTCCGCAGTGGTCGTGCGCTGCCGCCGGGCGGAGTGGCTGCGACTGCCGAACACGCTATCCCACCAGATCGCGGTGATGGCGAAATTGCTGTCGTGGTTCACAAAATGATGACGCATGTGATGCCGCTTCAGCATGGTGCCGATGCGGCTGTCCATCGACCATTGATGGCAGGCGTAATGCGTGACGTCGTAGAGGACGTAGCCGACCATGAAGCCCAGGAAGATCCAGGTTCCCGCGGCACCAGCCAGCCCGTACAGTGCCAACCACACGGTGGCGGCGATCGGCAGGCTGGCCGGCAGCGGCATCAGGCCGCGCAGGGGATCGCCGGGCGCAGCATGGTGGTTGCCATGCATCAGGTAGATCAGGCCGCGCACGGGTGCCAGGTCCGTTTCCAGGTGGAACAGGTACCGGTGCATCGCATATTCGAACAGCGTCCAGACCAGCAGCCCGACCGCGATCAGCGCCAGCCCGGTCCAGGCATTCACCGCACCCCAACCGACCCAGCCGATCAACGGCAGCGCCACTGCCCAGAACACGGCAAAGGTGCGCGGGTGAATGACGCTCAGCCGTTCAAGCGTCTCGTTTCTGAACAGGCGAACCCGTGCTGTGCGCTTAATGGGGGCGGTCATCGGTTCCATCTGGGACAGGAGCGGCGGCATGGTGTCAAGACGGAGAGTGTCTATACGTGCCTTGGAGGTGACGGGTGGTTAAGTCCAAGTTGCGGGAAAGTCACACGGTTGGGTCCGGCAGAACGCTGGTGGTCGGCGCGTCCGGCGGGCTCGGCGGCGCCCTGGCGCGCCATTATGCCGTTCCCGGCGAGCGATTGCTGCTCTGGGGCCGCGACGCCGGCCGGCTCGATGCGATCGCGCGCGAATGCAGGGCGGCAGGCGCGCTGGTGGAGGTGAGATCACAGGATCTTGCCGACCTGCCGCGATCGCTCGACGCCCTGCTGCACGATGACGCCGCCGATCCGATCGGCCTTGCTTTGTTCGCCGCCGGTCTGGGCGACATCCGCGCAGAGGGTGAGTTGGTGGAGGATGCGGCACTGGTCGCGCAACTTGCCGCGATCAACTTCGCTGCACCGGCGGCGATGGCCGCCGCGCTGGCGGAGCGGATGGCGCGGCGCGGCACCGGCCGGATCGTGCTGGTCGGCTCCGCCGCCGGGTTCCATCCCCTGCCGTTTGCCGCAGCCTACGCGGGGTCGAAGGCCGGGCTTGCCCGCTTCGCCGATGCCTTGCGGTTGGCGGTGAAGCCCCACGGCGTTGCGGTGACGCTGGTCTCCCCCGGCTTCATCGACAGCCCGGGCGGACGACAGGTTCCCGCCCCTCCGGCCCTGCTGCTCTCCCCTGAGGAGGCCGCCACCCGTGTCGCGGACGCCGCCCACCGCAGGGCTGCCCATGTGGTGATATCGTGGCCCTTTGCCGCGTTGCGCCTGCTGGACCGAATGCTGCCACGGCCGCTGCGCGATCGGCTGCTGCAATCGCTCACCCCGGCGTCAATCCGCTGAGCCGGACACCTGTGCCAGCACCGCATGGTGCAGTCCGGCGGGCGTCAGGTCGGCCGCGCCTGATCCACCGGGCTGAACCTGCCCGTCCTTGTCGAAGCGGAGCATGACATAGGGGGTATGACGATCCCCGCCCGGATGCGTGACGCCGGGGATCGACGGGCGATGGTCGCCGAAAAACACCAGCAATGCCGGTTTGCGCAGCGCGGAGATGCCTTCGCGCAGCTGCGCCAGCATGGCATCGCCGCGCCGTACCAGCCGCAGATAGCTTTGCCGCAGATCGCCGCCGGCTACCCCGTCCTCCGGCGCCCACGGTCCATGGTTCTCGATCGTCACCGCGTAGATCAGCGTCGGACCAGCGGCAGCCCCGGCCTGCTGCAGGATCGTGTCGGCAATTGCCGCATCCGTGACGTAGCGACCGCTCTGCGGCGCCGCGAACCGCTCGGGGCCGAGCAGTTCGGCAAAGCCCCCTGCCGGCATGATCCGGTGGCGATTGTAGAACCGCAGATCATGCGGGTGCAGGAACAGGCTGCGCCAACCGGAGAGACGACGGGGCAGGGCATGTTCCGCCTCCCGTATTGCGGTCAGGAACGGATCGTACCGGCGGAACCCGAGCGCCTCCTCCTCCCGCCCCCACAATACGCCGTACTCGCTGCGCATCGTGTACGCGCCGAAGCCGCTGACATGCAGTCGGCCCCATTGCACCGCATCGGCCCGTGCCCGGGTCAGTGCCGGCAGTGCAAGCGCCGGATCGCCGAACAGGTCGACAGGATCGGCGAAGCTTTCGCATTGCACGATCACGATCAATGCGGGTTCGTCCGGGCCGAGTGCAGCGATGGGGGCAGGTGCCGCCGGATCGGTGCTGCTGCGCCAGCGACGCCAGTGCAGCAGCATCGTGGGTTGCAAGCCATGGCGTGCGACATCGCCGGCGGCGTCCGGCACCGGTGCTAGGTCGCGCATCCACGCGCTGCGCAGGACCAGCGACAACAGCGCGGCCGTGGCGCCCGTCAGCAGCAGCCCGGCCAGATGCATCAGCGGGTCAGGCACGAACAGCCATGCCAGCAGCGTGAGCAACGCCGCGGCGGCGAAGGCGGCAACCCATCGCTGCCACAATGGCACCGCCGACCAGTAGAATTGCGGATGACGCACGATGGCGCCGACCAGCGCCAGATCGGTGAACAGCAGCGGTTCGCCCAACACGACATGCTTGGCATTGGACGCGACCACCAGCGCGGCCTGAAGCCCCAGTGTCATCGCCGCGGCCACCAGCATGCCGCCGGTCAGCGCCAGGAACCCGCCGAACAGCATAAGGGCAAGGCAGCACATCAGGACGGCACCCGCCAGGCTGCGGGACGTGCCGCGCACCGGACGTGGACGCACCAGCAGGTCGAGCATGATCGTGCCGAGCAGCAGGGCCGCGATGATCGATCCGCTGTAGGTCACTGCTTGTGTTGTCGTCCGGCCCGTTCCGGTCCGGCGCTTAGCCGTGACCGCCCGCCCTGTCACCTGCGGCGGGGTTGCCGATCGTGGCGGGTGGCAGTACCGACGCCGACCAAGCCCATCCGTCCTGTTCCCGTACGAGGCTGCGTTTCCTGTCCATGTCGTTGAATTCTTCAGCCTCCGCGTCGCAGAGTGTGACCGCGGCGCCGACCGGCGGTTCCGCACCGGACGTCCGCTCGGTGCTGCTGCTGCAGGGGTTGATGGGGCCGCTGTTCCGCCGGCTTGGGCAGGAACTGACCGCCGCGGGGCACCGGGTCCACAAGGTCAACTTCAACGGCGGCGATCGGCTGTACTGGCGTCTGCCGGGCGGTATCGACTATCGCTCCACCCTGGCGGAATGGCCGGCCTTCTTCCGGGCGCTGCTGACCGACCTGGCGATTACGGATGTCGTCCTGTTCGGCGATTGCCGCGATCATCATCTGCCGGCGGTGAAGATCTGCCGGGAGGCGGGCGTGCCGGTCCATGTGTTTGACGAAGGCTACATCCGGCCCGACTGGGTCACGTTGGAACTGGGGGGCGTGAATGGCCATTCCTCCCTTCCGCGTGACCCCGATTGGTATCGGCGCACCGCTGCCGCATTGCCGCCGGTCCCGCCACATCAGCAGGTCCCCGCATCCTTCCGCCGCCGCGCGACGGAAGGGCTGCTGTACAATGTCGCCGACGTGCTGACCCGCTGGCGCTACCCGCACTGGAGCAATCACCGGCCATGGCACCCGGTGGTGGAAGGGATCGGCTGGTACCGCAAGCTGCGCCTCCGGCGGCAGCGGGAGACACAAAGCGCCGCGCTGCTGCAGCGGCTGCTGGCTGGCACTGCCCCCTACTACCTGTTCCCGCTCCAGCTCGAATCGGATGCGCAGATCCGGCTGCACTCACCGTTCGCCGGCATGGCGCCTGCCATCCGGCTGGTGGTCGAATCCTTCGCGAGGCACGCGCCAGCCGGCACGCGGCTGGTGGTGAAGGAGCATCCGCTCGACAACGGAGTGCGCAACTGGGCGCAGGAGACGGCGGATGCCGCGGCGCTGTTTGGTGTGGGCGACCGGGTGGATTACCTTGCCACCGGCGACATCGTGCCGATCGCCCAAGGTGCGCGTGGCATGGTCACGGTGAACAGCACCAGCGGCACCTTCGGCCTTGCCAGCGGGGTGCCGGTGCTGGTGCTCGGGCATGCCGTCTATGATGTGCCGGACCTGACCAACCAGGCCGGCATCGATGCTTTCTGGCAAGATCCGGTGCCGCCCGATCCTGCGACATTTGCCGCCTTTCGCCGTGTTCTGATCGAACGGTGCCTGATCCCTGGCGGCTTTTTCTCGGACGAGGCGTTGGACAAGGTGGTCCGCCATGCGGTGGCGCGACTGGAAGGGCATCCTTTGCTGCCCGAGTGAGTTGCCGATTTTGTGAGCTATCTCGAACACCTGATCGCAGGCCTGCTGATCCAGGCGGTCGTGGGTCTGCTGACCCGCAACTGGTGGGCCGGCGCCGCGCTGGCCTCCGCCTATTTCATTGGGCGTGAACTGGCGCAGGCTGAATATCGATGGATTGAACTCTACGGGGCGGGGCGGCGGGCCAACATGCCGTGGTGGGGACCGTTCGATCCGCGTGTCTGGCAGCGCAAGGACCAGTTCGTGGACTGGCTGGCGCCGCTCGCCGGCACGTGCCTCCTCGCCTGGTGGATGACCCGCCGCCCCGGCTAGAGCGCCGCGTTGTTGTAGCAGTGCCAGGTCAGGATCGCGACGGCGCCCCGATATGGGCGCCAGCCTTCCGCCAGCAGGCGCGTCGCCTTCTCGTCCGGCCTCTCGGACAGGCCCAGCAGCTTGCCGATGCCCGCCTGCACCGCCAGGTCGCCGGCCGGCCAGATATCGGGTCGCCCCTCAGCGAACAGCAGGTAGATCTCGGCCGACCAGCGACCGATGCCCTTGATCCGCGTCAGTTCGGCGATGGCGGCTTCGTCATCGGCGGGCAGCGCGTGCAGGTTCAGTTCTCCGTCGCTCACCAATTGGCATAGCGACCGGGCGTAGCCCTGTTTCTGGCGCGACAGGCCGCACGCGCGTAGCGCATCGAACTCGGCCGCAAGCAGCTTCTCGGGCGGGATGTCCGGCCCGAGCAGCGCCTCCAGCTTGGTCCAGACACTGGCGGCGGACGCAACGCTGACCTGCTGGCCCACGATGGTGCGCAGCAGCGTGCGGTAGCCGGGCTGGTTCACGCGCGGCTCCGGCATGCCGGCCACTTCCAGCGCACGGGCGATGCCGGGCTCCCGCGCGGCAACGGCCAGCAGGCCCTCTCTGATCTGTTCCGCATTCAGAGCCATGCACCGCCTCGCTTGCCAATCCTTGCGGCAACCCCTAGCAGCCCCGCAACAACAGGGAAGCCGGAGGTAACATGCCCACATTGATCGTCACCACTCAGTCCGGAAACCAGCGCGAGGTGACCGCGGATGCCGGGCTGACGCTGATGGAGGCGATCCGCGACAACGGCTTTGACGAGCTGCTGGCGCTGTGCGGCGGGTGCTGTTCGTGCGCCACCTGCCATGTGCATGTGGAGGACGAGTTCCTGCCGCTGCTGCCGCCAATGTCGGCGGACGAGGATGACCTGCTGGACAGCAGCGACACGCGCGATGCAAATTCGCGCCTGTCCTGCCAGGTGCCGTTCACCGACGCGCTGGACGGGATCCGGGTGCGCATCGCCCAGATGGACTGACATGGGCCGTCCGGTCCGTAGCTGATCTGACCGGCGGGCAAGCAGGCCTTGGCTTGCGCCGTCCGGGTGCGCGCCTTACGTGCTGTGACATGATGGCACCTGCGATGCGTGCGGACACGCTCGACCTCATCGGCAACACCCCGCTTGTTCGCCTGCGCGGCCCCAGCGAAGCCGCCGGATGCGAAATCTGGGGCAAGTGCGAATGGGCCAATCCCGGCGCGTCGGTGAAGGACCGCGCCGCGCTGTGGATCGTCCGCGATGCGGAGGCGCGCGGCGTTCTGCATCCCGGCGGCACCATTGTCGAAGGGACGGCCGGCAATACCGGCATCGGGCTGGCGCTGGTCGCCAACGCGCTCGGCTACCGCGCCATCATCGTCATGCCCGAGACGCAGAGCCGGGAAAAGATGGACACGCTGCGCGCGCTTGGCGCCGAACTGGTGACGGTGCCGGCCGCGCCTTACAACAATCCCGGCCACTTCGTGCATACCAGCCGGCGGCTGGCGGAAGAGACGCCGAACGCGATCTGGGCCAACCAGTTCGACAATGTCGCCAATCGCCGCGCCCATATCGAAAGCACCGCCCCGGAAATCTGGCAGCAGTTGGATGGCCGTGTCGATGGATTCACCTGCGCCGTGGGCACCGGCGGCACGCTGGCCGGCGTCGGCCTGGGGCTGAAGGAACGGGACGAGCGCATCGTGATCGCCCTCAGCGACCCGCATGGCGCGGCGCTGTACGGCTATTACGAACATGGCGAGCTGAAGGCGGAGGGTTCTTCAGTCGCTGAAGGCATCGGGCAGGGCCGCATCACCGCCAATCTGGAAGGGGCGCCGGTCGACCGGCAGTTCCGCATCGCCGATGTGGATGGCCTGGAATGGGTCGGCCGCCTGCTGCGGGAGGACGGCATGTGCCTTGGCCTGTCGAGCGGGATCAACGTCGCCGGCGCGGTCGCACTGGGCCGGCAATTGGCGGCGGAGCGCGGGCCGGAGGCGCGGGTGGTGACGATCCTGTGCGATACCGGGTTCCGCTACCTCTCGACGCTCTACAACCGCGAATGGCTGGAGGCGAAGGGCCTGCCGCCCTTCGCCTGGCTGGCGTGACCTGATGGCTCGCGATTCCGCGAATGACGGCGCACTGCTGCCGGCGAGCGCGCGGCGGCAGACATTGCAGCGGGTGCAGATCGGCCTGCTCGGGCTCGCCGCGATGATCCTGCTGGTGGCACTCGCCAGCATCATCATGCGCAATGCGGAGGAGAACCGGGCTCTGGTCGTACCCCAGGCTGCGCCGACCGTCATCGTCACCCCGCCACCGCCACCGGTTAGCGATCCGCTGGCCGATGCGGGCGTTGTGCCGGACATGTCCACCGATGCGGCGGGTTCCACTACCTCCGATACCAGCAATGCGGCCGCTCCGCGCCGCTAGTGCGCTGCTTGCGACGTTGCTGCTCGCCCAACCGGTAGCAGCGCAGACGGCGGAAGCGGATACGCGCGAGGCGCTGGGGCTGTTTGGCACAATCCCGCTATATTGGGGGGAGGGGGCCGACATGGCCGACCTGATCGCCGGCACCGCCACGCCCCACTGGGCGCGGGCCCTGCTGGAACGCACCCACATCCTGCATCCGCTGGCGACCCTGACGGCGGAGGAGCTTGCCCCGTTTGACCAGTTGCTGATCGCACAGCCGCGCGTGCTGTCACCGGGCGAGAACGTCGCCCTAGATGCGTGGGTGCGGGATGGCGGCCGACTGCTGCTGCTCGCCGATCCGCTTCTGACGGCCGAATCGCACTATGCGCTGGGCGATCCGCGCCGTCCGCAGGACGTCGTGCTGCTTTCCCCGTTGCTGACCCACTGGGGACTGCAACTGCGGTTCGATCCGGATCAGCCGTCGACGCCACAGATGCGGGAAATCGCGGGATTGCTGCTGCCCTACCACATGGCAGGCGAGTTCGCGCCGCTCGGCACCGCTGCCGAGTGCGCCAGACAAACGTCTGGGATCATTGCCGAACGCAGCATCGGCCGGGGTCATGTGCTGATCGTCGCCGACGCGGCACTGGTGGACGCATCTCACCCCGACCCGGCCGCTGCGGACGCGCTGTCGGCGCTGGTCTCGCGCGCCTTCGATGATGGAGTTAAGTCATTGAGCAACAAGGATGCGAGGGGCGCTGCTGCTCAGGACTCTGTGGACAAGTCTGTTGAGAACGCTCCGTAGGGTTACATACCACCCGCTCTTTCCCGCGATTTCCCCTTCCTTCCCGCGTCACCAAGCGATATAGCTCCTTCCATCGGGCACACACCTTTGCGCGTCCCGCTCAGGCGGGATTACCGGCAGCGTCGCTTGCGCTCTCGCCGGGCGGAGAGGGCGTGTGTGACCGGCAGGTTCAGTTGAGGGGGCAATCGCGTGGTTGGCGTGCCGGCCGGATATAGCGGGCAGGGCTTTTCGCTTCGGGGCGAGAAGGGCCGGCTTGTCTTGCCGCCGGACTTCCGCAACGCCTTCGCCGATGCCGGCGACGACCGCATCCTGTGCCTGACCAAGCATGATCGCTGGAACTGCCTCATCGGCTTCGGCCTGTCGCGCACGCAGACCTTCGAGGATCAACTGCTGCGGGAGGAGGAGCGCGCCCTGCGCCTGGGGCAGGAATTCGACTACGACATGCGCGCGCAGCAATTGTGGGGCTTTACCAAGCTGCCGTTCGATTCCAGCGGCCGCTTCGTCCTGCCCGAACATCTGGCGGAACTCGGCCGGCTGAAGGAAGCCGTCTATTTCAACGGCGGCGGCAGCTATTTCGCGCTGTGGAGCCCCGACGAACTCTACGCCATGCCCAAGGGGTTCGAAACGGCGCAGGCCAATTGCCGCCAGCTGGAAGCGGATGCGCGGGGGAAGCGCAAGTGAGCGTGTCGCCCCACATTCCCGTCCTGCTGGACGAGGTGATCGCCGCCCTAGCGCCGCAGCCGGGCGACCTGATCGTCGATGCGACCTTCGGCGCTGGCGGCTATACCCGCGCGCTGCTGGACGCCGGCGCGACCGTTCATGCCTTCGATCGGGACCCCGATGCCATCGCGGCCGGGGATAAGTGGCCCGAACGCGCCGAAAATCCGCCGCGCCTGGTTCTCCATCCGCGCCGTTTCTCCGAGATGGTTAACGCACTCGAGGAGGCGGGAATCGCCCGGGTGAACGGGGTGGTGATGGATATCGGGGTTTCCTCCATGCAGCTGGACCAGGCGGAGCGCGGCTTCGCCTTCAGCCATGACGGTCCGCTGGACATGACGATGAGCCAGACGCGCCCCAACGCTGCCGACTTCCTGAACGAGGCGGAGGAGGGCGCGATCGCCGATGTCCTGTTCCACTTTGGCGAGGAGCGGCAGAGCCGGCGCGTCGCCCGTGCGATCGTTGCCGCCCGTCCGCTCACCACCACTGGCCAGCTGGCCCAGGTGGTGCGCAAGGCACTCGGCCATCGTCCCGGCGCGCCCAAGGACCCGGCGACGCGCAGCTTTCAGGCGATCCGCATCCATGTGAACGCGGAGCTGGAGGAGCTCGAGGCAGGTCTCGCCGCGGCCGAGACCTTGCTGCGCGCCGATGGCCGGCTGGCGGTGGTCAGCTTCCACAGCCTTGAGGATCGCATCGTCAAGCGGTTCCTGCGCGATGCCGCCGGCGCCAATGCGCGTGCCAGCCGCCACCTGCCCGGCCCTGCCGATGCCGGGCCGCAGCCCACCTTCGCCCGCCTGTCGCGCGCCATCCGCGCCGGCGAGCCCGAGCTTGCCCGCAACCCGCGGGCGCGTTCCGCCACGCTCCGCGCCGCAACCCGCACCACCGCACCCGCCAGGGAGGCCGCATGACGCCCCATCTTCGCATTCGTCTGGGCTGGATCGTCCTGCTGGCGCTGGCCAGCGGGCTGTATCTGGCGCTGCATCTGCAGGTGCAGGCGGTCACCAGCGAGATCGTCAGGGCCGAACGCCGCATCGTGGCGCTGGAACAGCGCAAGCTGCTGCTGGCGACCGAGTTCGAGACGCGCGCCAGCCAGCTGCAGCTCGCCGCCTGGAACCGGGTCGATTTCGGCTACACCGCGCCGACGGCCGCGCAGTTCCTGGGCAATGAGCGTCAACTGGCGGCATTCAGCCTGCCCGACGCGATCGGCGCGCCTTCCCCGATCCGCCTGGCCAGCGCCGTCGCCGCCACGGACGATGCGCGTATTATCCCTGCCGCGCAGGTCGCCGTTGCGGCGGGCCAGCCGGTGCAGACCGTGCTGCTGGCGGCCGCGCCGCCCAAGGGTGAGCGGCTGGCGGCGGCGCAGGGTGGCAAGGTTCAACTGGTGGCGCTGGCGGGGGCTGGGGTCGAATGAACGCGCTGGCGCTGCGATCCGGGGCGCCGCGGCCTGGCCCCGGACGCGGCGCGCAACCCGCCCCGGTCGCACTGACGCTGGTACCCCCGGCGCCGCCGCGCGCCAGCGTGATCGAGACGCGCATTCCGCTGATCGATCGGCGCCGCACCTTGCTGCTGACGGCCAAGGCGCGCGTCCTGATGTTGGGCGCGGCCTTTCTCGCGCTGGCGCTGGTGGCGGTGCTGCGGCTCGGCTGGCTCGGCGTGGTGCAGCCGGCCTCGACCGAACAGTCGATGGCGCAGGCGCTGCTGCCCCCACGTGCTGAGCTGACCGACCGCAATGGCGTGGTGCTGGCCCGCGCATTCCCCGCCTATGCCCTGTGGTTCAATCCGCAGGCGCTGGAAGACACCGGACCGCCACTGGTGAAGGGTGCCCGCGCGGTCGCGCGGGAATTGCACGCGATCTTCCCCGACATGGACGAGGCGGAGGTTGCCCGGCAGCTCGCCAGCGGCAAGGCCGGCTATCTGCGTCGCCGGGTCCTGCCCGAAGACGCCAATCGCGTGCTGGAGATCGGCGAACTGGCGCTGGAACTGCCGCGCGAGAACGACCGCCATTACCCGCAGGGCTCACTCGCCGCTCACGTCCTGGGCTACGTCAAGGATGCCAAGGGCTTCGTCGGCATGGAATCGGCGCTGCAGGATCGGCTAGCCGATCCTGCGCATCGGCACGAATCTGTCGCGTTGTCGATCGACGCGCGGGTGCAGGGCGCGCTTGAGGATGAGCTGAGCCGCGGCATGCGGCTGGTGGACGCGGTCGGCGGCGCAGGGATCGTGCTGGATGTCGACACGGGCGAGGTGATGGCCATGGCCTCGCTCCCCGCGTTTGATCCCAACCACATGGAC includes the following:
- the kdsA gene encoding 3-deoxy-8-phosphooctulonate synthase, translating into MKLCGRPIGPDQPLFVIAGPCVIESEAMTLAIAEHLADVARRTGVLLVFKASFDKANRSSDSSFRGLGMEEGLRVLAKVRQETGLSIITDVHDAAQVAPVAEVVDVLQTPAFLARQTDFIAAVAASGRPVNIKKAQFMAPGDMAQVVKKARNAALAAGVEQDAFMLCERGTSFGYNTLVSDMRGLAIMAQTGCPVVFDATHSVQQPGGLGERSGGQREYVPLLARAAVAAGVAGLFAETHPDPEQALSDGPNALPMNEFEPLLTRLLAIDAVVKDRGGPAYPA
- a CDS encoding sterol desaturase family protein, with protein sequence MTAPIKRTARVRLFRNETLERLSVIHPRTFAVFWAVALPLIGWVGWGAVNAWTGLALIAVGLLVWTLFEYAMHRYLFHLETDLAPVRGLIYLMHGNHHAAPGDPLRGLMPLPASLPIAATVWLALYGLAGAAGTWIFLGFMVGYVLYDVTHYACHQWSMDSRIGTMLKRHHMRHHFVNHDSNFAITAIWWDSVFGSRSHSARRQRTTTAEGPVR
- a CDS encoding SDR family NAD(P)-dependent oxidoreductase, whose protein sequence is MVGASGGLGGALARHYAVPGERLLLWGRDAGRLDAIARECRAAGALVEVRSQDLADLPRSLDALLHDDAADPIGLALFAAGLGDIRAEGELVEDAALVAQLAAINFAAPAAMAAALAERMARRGTGRIVLVGSAAGFHPLPFAAAYAGSKAGLARFADALRLAVKPHGVAVTLVSPGFIDSPGGRQVPAPPALLLSPEEAATRVADAAHRRAAHVVISWPFAALRLLDRMLPRPLRDRLLQSLTPASIR
- a CDS encoding LTA synthase family protein, whose amino-acid sequence is MTYSGSIIAALLLGTIMLDLLVRPRPVRGTSRSLAGAVLMCCLALMLFGGFLALTGGMLVAAAMTLGLQAALVVASNAKHVVLGEPLLFTDLALVGAIVRHPQFYWSAVPLWQRWVAAFAAAALLTLLAWLFVPDPLMHLAGLLLTGATAALLSLVLRSAWMRDLAPVPDAAGDVARHGLQPTMLLHWRRWRSSTDPAAPAPIAALGPDEPALIVIVQCESFADPVDLFGDPALALPALTRARADAVQWGRLHVSGFGAYTMRSEYGVLWGREEEALGFRRYDPFLTAIREAEHALPRRLSGWRSLFLHPHDLRFYNRHRIMPAGGFAELLGPERFAAPQSGRYVTDAAIADTILQQAGAAAGPTLIYAVTIENHGPWAPEDGVAGGDLRQSYLRLVRRGDAMLAQLREGISALRKPALLVFFGDHRPSIPGVTHPGGDRHTPYVMLRFDKDGQVQPGGSGAADLTPAGLHHAVLAQVSGSAD
- a CDS encoding KpsF/GutQ family sugar-phosphate isomerase → MTFQVVGQVASHVGVDRHATSALRTVDVELEALRTLRQALSEPSLGQAVDDAVQAIAAATGRVIVTGMGKSGHIARKIAATMRSTGTSALYLHPGEASHGDLGVITQHDVVLAITWSGETSELKDIFHYCNHLGITLIVATSHADSTAARHADIALIMPHVREACPNALAPTSSTTVQLVLGDVLAVALIEAQGFTSSDFHVFHPGGHLGARLASVGDVMGTGDAVPRVGREATLTSATIEMSRKRYGCTAVVDGKGRLVGAFTDGDLRRCIATHDLTDQIGLHMSARPVSVEQDVLLSEALQIMNANAVSVLFVVDAADVLIGIVHMHEIVRAGIG
- the kdsB gene encoding 3-deoxy-manno-octulosonate cytidylyltransferase; translation: MPDLIVIPARYGSTRLPGKPLLPIAGRTLLERVLAVGRIAAGLAGDCAIVVATDDGRIADHARDLGADVVMTPSTLDSGSARAFAAAAGIVAPDGVVINLQGDAPFVPPQIVASLLHTLRHGTADVATPVYRLDWQRLDRLRTHKQQAPFSGTTCIRAADGRALWFSKAIIPAIRNEGDLRTAGALSPVWQHLGLYSYRMAALGWFAAAAPGHYEALEGLEQLRFLEAGRAIATVEVEAPTHAMSGIDTPADLALAKETIRRLGDPFPA